A part of Pectinatus sottacetonis genomic DNA contains:
- a CDS encoding GH25 family lysozyme, whose amino-acid sequence MSENNGSIDWLAVAAAGIKFAIVRCSMGRFEQDDLFVSNVDKAHAAGLKVGAYHYSYALDAQQALEEVQNCCKTIKDSGLSLELPVFYDMEDADGWKARHNFVFNKNHITEMCHVFVKNMGVDCGVYASYYWLCNYIDWQSLQCPIWNAQWGNTDDLRGYMWQYTDKLKIGRNFFDGDFFYNSVT is encoded by the coding sequence ATAAGTGAGAATAATGGTAGTATTGACTGGCTGGCAGTTGCAGCAGCGGGAATAAAATTCGCTATTGTACGCTGCAGTATGGGACGATTTGAACAAGATGATTTATTTGTCTCTAATGTAGATAAGGCACATGCTGCTGGATTAAAAGTAGGGGCATATCATTATTCTTATGCGCTAGATGCGCAGCAGGCTTTGGAAGAAGTTCAAAATTGTTGTAAAACGATAAAAGACAGCGGGCTGTCGTTGGAGTTACCAGTATTTTATGATATGGAAGATGCTGATGGCTGGAAAGCCAGGCATAATTTTGTTTTTAATAAAAACCATATTACGGAAATGTGTCACGTGTTTGTGAAGAATATGGGGGTGGATTGCGGGGTATATGCATCTTATTATTGGCTGTGCAATTATATAGACTGGCAGTCTCTGCAGTGTCCCATATGGAATGCCCAGTGGGGAAATACAGATGATTTGCGGGGATATATGTGGCAGTATACAGATAAACTGAAAATAGGCAGAAATTTTTTTGATGGCGATTTTTTTTATAATTCTGTAACCTGA
- a CDS encoding ABC transporter ATP-binding protein: MKIMRFEHVGLIKKEHVILRDISLAIEPGSIVGIAGPSGSGKSSLLRLMNLLESPTEGTILYKDKNIMEYDPMELRSQVGYVLQKPYIFAGTVEDNLVYAYNLRNLKPDKTEILKFMEKLNLTPDFLNKKRSEMSGGEQQRIALIRSLLIKPQVVLLDEITAALDENNTMILENFIKNLNQTLGITVIFVTHNPGQLKRLSQKVIYIKNGEVEFCDSADKYFSREEQING; encoded by the coding sequence ATGAAAATTATGCGGTTTGAGCATGTAGGACTTATAAAAAAAGAACATGTTATTTTACGAGATATTTCACTGGCGATTGAACCAGGCTCTATTGTAGGGATAGCAGGACCGTCTGGGTCGGGTAAATCATCTTTACTGCGGTTGATGAATTTATTAGAAAGTCCGACAGAGGGGACTATTCTGTATAAAGATAAGAATATTATGGAATATGATCCGATGGAATTGCGCAGCCAGGTAGGCTATGTTTTACAAAAACCATATATTTTCGCAGGAACAGTAGAGGATAATTTAGTATATGCGTATAATTTGCGGAATTTGAAACCAGATAAGACCGAGATTCTGAAATTTATGGAAAAATTAAATTTGACACCAGATTTTTTAAATAAAAAGCGCAGTGAAATGTCAGGGGGAGAACAGCAAAGGATAGCTTTAATAAGGTCACTTTTAATAAAACCCCAGGTAGTATTGCTTGACGAAATAACAGCTGCTTTAGATGAAAATAATACTATGATATTAGAAAATTTTATAAAAAATTTAAATCAGACTTTAGGCATAACAGTCATATTTGTGACTCATAATCCAGGACAATTAAAACGGCTGTCACAAAAGGTTATTTATATAAAAAATGGGGAAGTAGAATTTTGTGATTCGGCTGATAAATATTTTTCCCGGGAGGAACAAATTAATGGATAA
- a CDS encoding ABC transporter permease, translating to MDNWALILTYILPAIALIISYREKLDLGRDIIIGSIRAVVQLIIIGLALKFIFGLDNVFVTGLILLIMVYNATVVAAQRGEGIERVKMISFISILLALVITLGILIAFGAISYVPSQAIPISGMVVGNSMVALGVLYRNLLTNFTDRRDEVEVKLCMGAKPREAARSLIRNSIKTAMVPTIDSMKTLGIVQLPGMMTGLILAGVAPETAIKYQIMVAFMLTGAVTISGFTASYWAYRSFFNSRAQLKDF from the coding sequence ATGGATAATTGGGCATTGATACTGACATATATTTTACCAGCAATAGCATTGATAATTTCCTATCGGGAGAAATTAGATTTAGGAAGAGACATAATAATCGGCAGCATAAGGGCTGTGGTTCAATTGATTATTATTGGGCTGGCGCTTAAATTTATATTTGGCCTGGATAATGTTTTTGTTACAGGGTTGATATTGCTTATCATGGTTTATAATGCTACCGTAGTTGCTGCACAAAGAGGTGAGGGGATTGAACGGGTAAAAATGATTTCTTTTATCTCAATTTTGCTGGCATTGGTAATAACTCTGGGAATTTTGATTGCATTTGGGGCAATCTCGTATGTACCTAGCCAGGCTATTCCCATAAGCGGCATGGTTGTGGGAAATTCAATGGTGGCATTAGGGGTATTGTACAGAAATCTTTTAACAAATTTCACGGACAGGCGTGATGAGGTAGAAGTTAAATTATGTATGGGAGCTAAGCCGCGTGAAGCAGCCAGAAGTTTAATAAGAAACAGTATAAAAACGGCGATGGTTCCTACTATTGATTCGATGAAAACATTGGGAATAGTACAGCTGCCAGGCATGATGACAGGTCTTATTTTGGCAGGAGTTGCACCGGAAACAGCAATAAAGTATCAAATAATGGTGGCGTTTATGTTGACAGGTGCTGTTACAATATCTGGTTTTACTGCCAGCTATTGGGCTTATCGCAGTTTTTTTAATAGTAGAGCGCAGTTAAAAGATTTTTAA
- the thiE gene encoding thiamine phosphate synthase: MNLRAGMDSFFNTGIYGITAENISNARDNIEVVRDMLDGGIKFIQYREKEKDALSRYEECLILRDMIKQSGGTFIIDDFIDLAMAVDADGVHIGQTDLPPHIVRKILGNEKIIGLSTHSPEQLDRANELKKYIDYVGIGPIHATATKKNAQPVGLKYLDYAVKNAQLPFVAIGGINENNIDEIVQSGAKTIAVVSDIVSAADITAKVETLRDKVFSH; this comes from the coding sequence ATGAATTTACGAGCAGGTATGGACTCTTTTTTCAATACAGGCATTTATGGAATAACTGCTGAAAATATATCAAACGCACGGGATAATATTGAGGTAGTCCGTGATATGCTTGACGGCGGCATAAAATTTATCCAATACCGTGAAAAAGAAAAGGATGCTCTTTCTCGTTATGAAGAATGTCTTATTTTGCGTGATATGATAAAACAATCCGGCGGTACTTTCATTATTGATGATTTTATTGATTTGGCAATGGCTGTTGATGCCGACGGTGTACACATAGGTCAAACAGATTTACCTCCGCATATTGTAAGAAAAATCCTTGGTAACGAAAAAATAATTGGGTTATCTACTCATAGTCCTGAACAGCTGGATCGTGCCAACGAACTAAAAAAATATATTGATTACGTCGGTATAGGTCCTATTCATGCTACTGCTACGAAAAAAAATGCTCAACCAGTCGGCCTCAAATATCTCGATTATGCTGTAAAAAATGCCCAGCTGCCTTTCGTAGCAATTGGTGGTATAAACGAAAACAATATTGATGAAATTGTTCAGTCCGGTGCTAAAACAATTGCTGTAGTAAGCGATATTGTAAGTGCCGCTGATATAACAGCTAAAGTTGAAACCTTACGGGATAAGGTATTTAGCCATTAA